One window of Triticum dicoccoides isolate Atlit2015 ecotype Zavitan chromosome 5A, WEW_v2.0, whole genome shotgun sequence genomic DNA carries:
- the LOC119303551 gene encoding BTB/POZ and MATH domain-containing protein 3-like, whose product MSSFAGVTVLDGHNQCHCEMSGIYASAGVDAGYHLLIVKGYSRTKEFFPTGENITSGHFVVGGHDWLLEYYPNGLDPSCADYISVYLTLLYDSDVDEEDVEVKFSFSLINQVEKQMPMYIRGTKTYSFSSSVPMWGISKFVRRDALEQSPDLISDCFTIRCDIMVCKDPKTKDDAGGTLPDIHQHFSNLLDDKLGADVAFEVGGETFAAHRCVLAARSTVFRAQLFGPMKEGTATSSIIQIKDMEAKVFRALLSFVYTDSFPEMYKDIMEENHMIDFEEQEQADEAVDDEMPEAVEPGQEEHEIWLQDLLVAADRYDLQRLKFICEKRLSECIGVNSVAATLALAEKHHCHGLKEACLEFIQVQSPSRLKRVMATSGWEHIITTYPSVLNEFIAKLIASRRK is encoded by the coding sequence ATGTCGTCGTTCGCCGGCGTAACTGTCCTCGACGGACACAACCAGTGCCATTGCGAAATGTCGGGCATCTACGCCAGCGCCGGTGTGGACGCCGGGTACCACCTGCTCATTGTCAAGGGCTACTCGCGTACCAAAGAGTTCTTCCCCACCGGCGAGAACATCACCTCCGGTCATTTTGTAGTAGGAGGCCACGATTGGTTACTCGAGTACTACCCCAACGGCTTGGACCCGAGCTGCGCCGACTACATTTCTGTGTATCTAACCCTTCTCTATGACTCCGATGTCGACGAGGAGGACGTGGAGGTCAAGTTCAGTTTCAGTCTCATCAACCAGGTTGAGAAGCAGATGCCAATGTACATTCGTGGAACTAAAACTTACAGCTTCTCCAGCAGCGTTCCAATGTGGGGCATCAGCAAGTTTGTGAGAAGAGATGCCCTTGAGCAGTCCCCGGATCTGATATCTGATTGTTTTACCATCCGGTGCGACATCATGGTTTGCAAGGACCCCAAAACTAAGGATGATGCCGGTGGCACCCTGCCTGACATTCACCAGCATTTCAGCAATCTCCTTGATGATAAGTTGGGTGCTGATGTGGCATTTGAGGTCGGCGGTGAGACGTTCGCCGCACACCGCTGCGTGCTCGCAGCCCGATCCACAGTGTTCAGGGCACAACTCTTTGGCCCCATGAAGGAGGGCACTGCCACGTCCAGCATCATACAGATCAAGGACATGGAAGCAAAAGTGTTCAGGGCTTTGCTTAGCTTCGTCTACACAGACTCATTCCCTGAGATGTACAAGGACATCATGGAGGAAAATCACATGATAGATTTTGAGGAGCAAGAACAAGCAGATGAAGCTGTAGATGATGAAATGCCAGAAGCTGTGGAACCAGGACAAGAAGAGCATGAAATTTGGCTGCAAGACTTGTTGGTAGCGGCAGACCGATATGATCTCCAGCGGCTCAAGTTCATATGTGAAAAGCGGTTATCTGAGTGCATAGGTGTGAACTCGGTGGCAGCCACCCTTGCTCTAGCTGAGAAGCACCACTGCCACGGATTGAAGGAGGCGTGCTTGGAGTTTATCCAAGTCCAGTCTCCCTCACGTTTGAAGAGAGTAATGGCAACAAGTGGCTGGGAGCATATAATCACAACGTATCCCTCTGTTCTGAACGAGTTCATTGCCAAGCTTATTGCTTCAAGACGGAAGTAA